A window of Plantibacter sp. PA-3-X8 genomic DNA:
AGATCTCCGGGTCGAACAGTTCGGACACTCGATCGCTCATGCGTCCAGCCTAGGCACTACTTCGGCTTGTCGAGGTCCGCGTAGGGCTTGAGCGCCTCCAGGTAGTCGGCGCGGTCCGCCTCCTTCAGGAGCGCATACGAGTCGAGGTGCAGCTCGATGCCCTCCGCCGCCATGTCGTAGTAGTCGACGTCGAACTCGCGGTCCTTCGCGACCGTGCCGGCCGAGTCGAGCGTGAGGTCGACGATGCTCGTCCGGAAGTCGCCGGCCCCCGTGATGGCGTTGTAGGTGTGCAGGTCCCACAGTGCCTGGGTGTCGAGGGTCTCACCGCCGTACCGCTCGGTGAGCTCGCCCGGCTCACGCCAGGAGGACGGTGCGTTCTGCATGTCGAGGTTCGCGATCCCGTAGCGGAGCAGCACCTGCCGGATCAGCTCGACGACCCGCGACTTCTCCTCGAAGGTGCGCACGGTCGTCGTCGTCTGCCACACCGGTGCCGTGTACTCGAAGAGCATGGAGTCCCCGCCGTACCCGTTCTGATCGACCTCCGTCTCGGCGGGCTGTCGCTCCACCCAGTCGAAGCCGAACTCGGCGGTCAGGGCCGTCCGGATCTCCGCGAGCATCTCGTCGGACGTCCCGACGAAGTCCTCGTAGCTCGGCCCGTCGAGGGTCTCCTTCGCGTCGACGTAGGCGGACCCCGGGTAGGTGTCCCAGATCGGGTCGTGCTCCTCGTCGCCGCTGCCACCGGCGGAGGCACCATTCCCGGCCCGATCCGGGGAGAGACCGCCGACCGCCATCGCCGTGACGGGGTTGACGACGAGGATGAGCACCAGCGCCAGCACACCCCAGCGGCGCCGCACCTTCCGGCGGATGACGATGACACTCCCGATGAGCAGCACGATCTGCACGACGACGACGAGGACGAACGCCACGAGGATGGCCCAGGCCCCCTCGCCGGGCCGGTAGCTCACGGCCAGCAGGACGGTGAAGAGGGTGACGGCCACCACCGCGCCGAGCAGGGCGAGCGGCGAGAAGGAGGCGACGACACCCCGACTCCGCGCGCCGAGCTCGTCCCGCCCGGTCGGGGACGCACCGCCGGCAGGCGGGTGGGCCGCCGGACTCCGCTCGCCGCCGTCGGCCGGGATCGCCGCGGACTCGGGTCGCGAAGCGGCCGCGCGCGCCGCCGCCTTCCGTTGACGGCGCGACGACGGCTTCCGTGATGCGGGCTGCCGTGGCGTCCGTCGTCCTCGGGACCCCGGACGACGGAACCTTGCGGTCTCCGCCTCCAGTTCCTCGGGCGAGCGCTCCGGGGCGGCAGGCGCTGGCGCGCTCGAGGACACGGCTGCCGGCGGCGCTCCGGGGATCGGCGGGGCGTTCGGATCGCGCGGCTCGTCGGAGGATCCGCCGGGCGCTTCCTCGATCACCGGGAGCACCTCGGCCTCGGGGCTCGGCTCGAAGATCGGCTCGGGCACCGAGAAGGCGGCGGGTTCGTCCGCGGGCACGCTTCGCCGATCGCCTGGCGTCGGCTTGCGTCGGGAGAACAGCGGCACGGGATCGATTGTGTCACGGGCGTCCCGCGACGGCTTCCGACGTCCGGGTGCAGGATGGGGTCATGCAAGCGAACCTCGACGACGTCCTCGCCACCGCCCGCGTGGTCTCCATCCCCCTCCGCGTCCGGTTCCGGGGCATCGACACCCGCGAGGCCGTCCTCTTCCGTGGGCCCGCCGGGTGGACGGAGTTCTCCCCCTTCGTCGAGTACGACGACCAGGAGTCAGCCGCGTGGCTGCGGGCCGCCATCGACTTCGGCTGGTCGGACCTCCCGCCCCTCCACCGGGATCGCATCCTCGTGAACGCGACGGTCCCGGCGGTGGACGCGGCGGACGTGCCGTCGATCCTCTCCCGCTTCCCGGGCTGCCGGACCGCGAAGGTGAAGGTGGCCGAGCGCGGGCAGGTGCTGGCCGACGACGTCGCGCGCGTCGCCGCCGTCCGGCGGGCCATCGGACCCGAGGGTCGACTCCGCGTGGACGCCAACACCAACTGGAACGTCGACGAGGCCGAACACGCCATCCGCGCTCTCGAACCCTTCGACCTCGAGTACGTCGAGCAACCCTGCGCGACCGTCGCGGAACTCGCCGAGATCCGTGAACGGGTCTCCTCCCTGGACGTCGCCATCGCGGCGGACGAGAGCGTCCGCAAAGCCGAGGACCCCCTCGCCGTGGCTCGCGCCGGCGCCGCCGACCTGCTCGTCGTGAAGGCGCAGCCGCTCGGCGGCGTTCACGCCGCGCTCCGCATCGCGGGCGAGGCCGGCCTGCCGATCGTCGTCTCGAGCGCGCTGGACACCTCCGTCGGCATCTCCATGGGGGCCCACCTCGCGGCGGCCCTGCCGGAACTCGACTACGACTGCGGGCTCGCCACCACCGCGCTCCTCGGCGGCGACGTGACGACCGCACCGCTCGATCCCGTGGACGGCGGCATCGCCGTTCGGCGCGTCGAGGTGGACGTCGATCTCCTCGAGCACTTCACGGCGTCACCGGAGCGGACCGCCTGGTGGCTCGACCGGCTCCGCCGCACGCACGCGTTGCTCGGCTGAGGGCCGGCGCAGGGGCTTACAGGCCGCTGTAGGCGTGCAGACCCTTGAAGAAGACGTTGACCACGACGAAGTTGAACATCACGGCGCTGAAGCCGATGATGGCGAGCGTGGCCGCGCGTGATCCGCGCCAGCCGCGCGTCGCCCTGGCATGGATGTACCCGGCGAAGATCACCCAGATGATGAAGGTCCACACCTCTTTGGTGTCCCAGCCCCAGTACCGACCCCAGGCGCGCTCAGCCCAGATGGCACCGGCCATGAGCGTGAACGTCCAGAAGATGAAACCGATGATGTTGACGCGGTAGGCGAGGTTCTCGAGGCGCTCCGCGTTCGGGAGGGTGAGCAGGAAGCGGAGACGCCCGGAGCTCTGGGTGGGCTGCACGAGCCCGAGCCGTCGCTCGCGACGCCCCTGCAGGAGCTGCACGACGCTCAACGCGAAGCCGATGGCGAAGAACGCCGTGCCGAGGCTCGCGACGAACACGTGGATGACGAGCCACGCCGACTGCAGCGCCGGCGGCAGCGGGACGACCTCGACGTAGAAGTTCGCGGTCGCGAGGCCGAGGAGCACGGTCACGAGGCCGATCACGAAGCTGCCGAGGAACCGGAGGTCCACGCGCGCGATGACCACGAGGAACACCGCGACGATGAGCAGCGTGCCCGTCATCGCGAACTCGTACATGTTCGCCCACGGGACACGACCGGCGGCGATACCGCGCGTCACGTCCGCGACGAGGTGGAGGAGGAAGGCGATGACGGTGAGCGAGACTCCGACCCGGAGGCTCGGCGACTTGCGCGACGCCTGCTGCTCGGGCTCGTCCGAGGGACGGCGGGTCTTGCGCGGGACACCGTCGCTCGTGACGATCGGTGCGGCGGTCCGCGCCGCGGCGGAGGCGAGTGCACCGACGCGTTCCTCGGCGGCTGCCGACCGTTCCAGCTCAGCCCGCTCGGCCGCGTCGATCGCCGCGGTGACCTCGGCGCTGCGGCGCGCGAGGTCGAACGTGAAGGCGATGAACGCCAGCGCGTAGACGGCGACGGCCGACCAGAGGCAGAGGTTCGAGATTTCGACGAGGGTCACGGGGTGATTCTACCTTCGGGTTCGGACGGGACAGGCGTTGGACTGTGCGCTTCGGCGATCGCCGCGACGGCCGCTTCGAGGCCGGGGTCCTCGCCGCGGGCGAGCCCGGCGTATTCGAGGGAGACGGTGCCGTCGCTCCCGGTCACGGCCTTCACCCAGACGCGGCGTCTGGCGACGAAGAGTGAGGTGATGAGACCGGACAGGGCGAGGATGGCGAACGCGAGCACCCACAGCTGGGTCGGGTCGTGGTGGACGTCGAACGAGGCGAACCGCTTGACGGAGCCGGCGTAGTTCTCGGTCGACGGGTTGGCGGCGACGTTGTCGAAGGACACCGTGCCGAGTCCGTTCGGCAGGTCGGTGATCTGGCCGGGCGTGAGTTCGATCGACTCGACGCCGGTGTCGCCCCCCGTGAGCTGCTTCATGTCGTCGACGTCGAGCGCGTAGACCGACTTCGGAGCACCGGCGTTGATCCCGAGGTCGCCGGAGTAGACGTTGAGCGTCAGCACCGGGTAGGCGAGGTCGGGGTAGGACGAGAAGAACGGCGGCTTGGACGCGGCCTGCGTCGGGTAGAAGAACCCGATCATGCCGAGCTGCTCCGCCAGGCCGTCCGGGACCTTGACGATGCCGAGCGACGTGAGCTGGGCGTCCTGCGGCAGGAACGGGATGGAGTCGCTGAACACGACCTTGCCCTCGGGATCGCGGACGGTGATCGTCGGCGCGTAACCGTTGCCGAGCAGGTAGACGTCGGTGCCCTCGAACCGGAGCGGATCGTTGACCTTGATCGTCGCGTCCTGCGGCTTCCCGCCGGGCGAGGTCGTCGTGACCTTCGCGCGGTAGTCGATCGCCTGCCCGTACGCGTCGAGGTTCTCGGTCTCGTAGGTGACGCCGAACTCGTCGAGCGTCAACTTGTAGGGGGCCAGCTCCGACTCGTTGAAGAAGCGGCCGGGGTTGAACGAGTCGTAGTCGAGCAGGGTGTTGACGAAGGTCTGACCCTCAACGAGCACGCGCTGACCGGAGAAGCCGAAACCGCCGCCGAAACCGACCGTCACGAGGATGCCGACGAGTGCCGAGTGGAAGACGAGGTTGCCGGTCTCGCGGAGGAAGCCGCGCTCGGCGGACACCGATGCGGACCCCTCGGCGTCGTAGCGTTCGACTCGGTAGCCCTGGCGCTTCAACTGCTTCGTCGCGTCGTCGATGAGCTCGGTGGCGGTCGCGCCGCTGTCGTCGCTGCGACGCTCGAACGCGGAGAGCCGCGACAGGCGCGCGGGCGTCCGCGGCGGGCGGGAGCGCAGGGCGAGCCAGTGGTGCTTCGTCCGCGGGATCACGCAGCCGATGAGCGAGATGAACAGCAGCAGGTAGATCGCGGAGAACCAGGCCGAGCTGTAGACGTCGAACGCCTGCACCTTGTCGAGGATGGGCGCGAGGTCCGGGTTGTCGGTGAAGTACTGGGTGACGCCGTTCGGGTCGCTCGACCGTTGCGGGACGAGCGAACCGGGCACCGCGGCGATGGCGAGGAGCAGCAGCAGGAAGAGCGCCGTGCGCATGCTCGTGAGCTGACGCCAGAAGAAGCGGAGCCAACCCACGAACCCGAGCTTCGGCTGGTTGATGCCGTCGGCCGGAGCCGGTGCGGCGGAATCGATGTGATCAGAGGGGCGTGACAAGGCCGCTCATCACCCCCTGCAACGAGTACATCCAAGCGGACCAGAGACCAGACACCATCAACACACCGATCACGATGAGGAGCACGCCGCCGATGATGTTGATCGTGCGGATGTGCCGTTTGAGGAACGCCAACGACCCCGTGACCCAACCGAGTCCGAGCGCGACGAGCAGGAAGGGGATGCCGAGACCGAGGCAGTAGAACAGCCCGAGGAGGGCCCCGCGCCAGGCGGAGCCGCCCGAGAGGGAGAGCGCGCTGATCGCGGTGAGGGTCGGGCCGAGGCAGGGCGTCCAGCCGATGGCGAAGACGAAGCCGAGCAGTGGCGCGCCGGCGAGGCCGGTGGCGGGTGCCCAGTTGGTGCGCACCGTGCGCTGCAGCCGCGAGAACTGTCCGATGAAGATGAGCCCCATGAGGATGACGACGGCGCCGAGGACGCGGGTGATGACGCCTTCCCACTCGACGAACCAGGCGCCGATCGTTCCGACGAACGCCGCGATCGCCACGAACACGACGGTGAAGCCCAGGATGAAGAGGCTGACGCCGAGCAGCACGCGCCGGCGACCCGCACCGGAGCGCCCCTCCTCGACCGTCGTCATGCCGCCGACGTATCCGAGGTAGCCGGGGACGAGTGGCAGGACGCACGGCGAGAGGAAGGACAGCAGACCGGCCGCGATGGCGATCGGGATCGCCACGAGGAGCTGGCCGCCGTAGACGAGCTCGCCGGGGCTCACTCTGGGGCGCTCTCGGCGATCGTGTCGCGGATGAGGGTGTCGAGGATGGTGCGGTCCTGCAGTTGCCCGAGGATGCGTGCGGCGACCCGACCTTCGGCGTCGAGGACGATGGTGGTCGGCACCGCGTTCGGCGGGACACTGCCCGTGAAGGCGAGCTTCGCCTCCCCGCTGTCGACGTCGAGGATGGAGGGGTAGGTGATGCCGAAGGTGCCGTTGAACGCCTTCGCGGTGTCGGCGGTGTCGCGGACGTTGACGCCGATGAAGGTGGCGCCCTTGTCGGTGTAGGCCTCGTTGAGCGCCTGCAGGTCCTTCGCCTCCGCGCGGCAGGGGGCGCAGGCGGCGTACCAGAAGTTCACGACGAGGACCTGGCCCGCGTGGTCGGCGGAGGAGATCTGCTCGCCGTCCTCGCCGACGCCTGAGAAGCTGATCGACTCACCGCGGTCGTCGAGCGCGACCTCGGTCACGCTGCCGTCGCCCGCGACGTACCCCTTGCTGCTTCCCTCGCGGTACTGCTCGGCGAGCGGATCGCTCCCGCACGCCGTGAGCAGGAGCGCCCCGACGGCCAACACGGCGGCGACGGCGAACGTCCTCGATCGGCGGGCCATCAGACGGCCCCGACATCGGTCGCGCCGGACGCCAGACGGGCCGCCGGATCGACGTAGCCGACCTCGAGGAAGCCCTGCTCGGTCCGTTCGAAGGTGGTGATGCTCGACAGGGCGCAGCGTCGCTTCCGCGGGTCGTGACGATAGGGCGCCCCGACGACGGAGCTGTGGAGCATCCAGATCGGCAGCTGGTGGCTGACGATGACGACGTCGCCCGACGGCGTCGCGCGCCAAGCGTCCTCGACGGCCGCGGTCATGCGGTTGACGATCGACGCGTACGGCTCGCCCCAGCTCGGACGGGACGGGTTGCGGAGCTTGGACCAGTTGAGCGGGTTCTTCAGGGCGCGGCTCATGCGCTTGCCCTCGAACTCGTTGAACGGTTCGATCACGCGCGGCTCGGCGACGACGGCGAGCCCGAACGCTGCGGCGACCGGCGCGGCGGACTCCTGCGTGCGCTGCAGCGGAGACGCGTAGAGCGCGCCCACCGTGCGATCACGGCTCACGAGGTCGTCCGCGGCGGCCTGCGCCATGCGCTCGCCGAGCTCCGACAGTCGGAATGCGGGGAGTCGACCGTAGAGCACACGAGAAGGATTGTGCACCTCGCCGTGACGCACGAGATGGATCTGGTCGGCTACCACCCTTCAAGTGTACGTTTCCCCAAGCTGCGGATTCACCGTGACCTCCGTCCAGGTCCGAGCCACGAGCGACGGCTAAGCTGTCGGGGTGAGTGAACGCGTCGTTGTGAAGAACCTGGCCGCCCTGTCCGACGGTCCCGTCACCGTCTCCGGATGGGTCGAGACCGTCCGCGATCAGAAGAAGGTGCAGTTCGTCGTCCTCCGCGACGAGAGCGGCGCCGTCCAGCTGGTGAACCCGGCTGTCCGCGAGGTCGACCCGGAGGTCGAGGGCTCCGCCGAGCGCCTCACCACCACCGAGGCCATCTCCGCCCTCGCGCACGGCTCCTTCATCACCGTCACCGGCGAGCTCAAGCACGACGAGCGCGTCAAGCTCGGCGGCATCGAGGTCAAGGTCGCCACGCTCGAGGTCGTCACCGCCGCCAACCCCGAGACGCCGATCGCTGCGGACTCCTCGCTCGACAAGCGGCTCGACTGGCGCTTCCTCGACCTGCGCCAGCCGAAGCAGGCCCTGATCTTCCGCATCCAGACGACGTTCGAGCACGCACTGCGTCAGTACTGGATCGACAACGACTTCATCGAGATCCACACCCCGAAGCTCATGGCGAGCGCGAGCGAGTCGCGCGCCGAGCTCTTCGAGGTCGACTACTTCGAGGGCAAGGCGTACCTCGCGCAGTCCCCGCAGTTCTTCAAGCAGATGGCGCAGTCCGCCGGCTTCGGCAAGGTGTTCGAGGTCGGACCCGCATTCCGTGCCGACCCGTCGTTCACCAGCCGACACGCGACGGAGTTCACGAGCGTCGACGCCGAGATCAGCTGGATCGAGTCCCACGAGGACGTCATGCAGCTGCACGAGGAGCTCCTCGTCGCCGGCTTCACGGCGGTCAAGGAGAAGCACGGCGAGCAGATCTCCGAGCTCTTCGGCATCGAGCTCGAGGTCCCGTCGCGTCCGTTCCCGCGCATCCCGCTGGCCGAGGCCAAGCGTATCGTCGCCGAGCGCGGCTACGAGATCCCCCGCGCCGACGACGACATGGACCCCGAGGGCGAGCGTCAGATCGCGGCCTACGTCAAGGAGACCTTCGGTCACGACTTCGTCTTCCTGACCGACTACGCGTCGAGCATCCGGCCGTTCTACCACATGCGCAACGCCGAGGACGGCTCGCTCACCAACAGCTACGACCTCATCTACAACGGCGTCGAGATCTCCACGGGCGCGCAGCGCGAGCACCGGGTCGACGTCCTCGTCGAGCAGGCCAAGGAGAAGGGCCTGGAGCCCGAGGAACTCGAGTTCTACCTCGACTTCTTCCGCTACGGCGTCCCGGCGCACGGCGGCTTCGGCATGGGCCTCGCCCGCGTGCTCATGCTCATGCTGCACGAGACCTCCATCCGCGAGGTCACCTACCTGTTCCGCGGCCCGACCCGCCTCGCCCCGTAACCCCGCAAGAAGGACGCCATGCAGATCGTCATCCTGTACGGGACCGAATCCGGCAACGCCGAACGCCTCGCCGGCGACATCGGCAAGGCCATCGGCTCGCAGCACCAGTGGCGCGTCGCCGACCTCGGCGACGTCGACCCGGCGGAGCTGTCGACCGACGAGATCCACATCTTCATCACGTCGACGTACGGCGACGGCCTCCTCGGTGAGACCGGCCAGATCTTCTACGAGGCGCTCGAGGAGTCCGACGTCGAGCTCGACGGGCTCCGGTACGCCATCTTCGGGCTGGGCGACAGCAGCTACGAGGACACGTACAACCAGGGCAGCTCGCTGCTCGACGCCATCCTCACCGAGCACGGCGCGACCCGCTTCGGCGAGTTCGGTCTGCACGACGACGGCGGGTTCGAGCGCAAGAAGGACGTCGCGCTCGCCTGGCTGCCCGGCGTGCTCGCCGCAGCAGAACAGCTCTGACCACCGCTCTGGTGCGTGCCAGGACGCGACGGTAGCCTGACTCGCACCGGCCGTGCGGCGTCCTCGCACGTGAGCGAGGGGTGAGCCAGATGAACGCGACCGCCGGATCCGTGGTCCTGCGCCTTCGTGCGGCGGGGTGCGTCTTCGCCGAGGACGAGGCGGCGCTGCTCCTCGCCGAGTCGGATGATCCGGATCGACTCGAACGGATGGTCGCGGCACGGGTCGCCGGCCGGCCGCTCGAACACGTCCTCGGCTGGGTCGCGTTCCGAGGACGCCGGGTCGTCGTCGAGGACGGGGTCTTCGTGCCGCGG
This region includes:
- a CDS encoding o-succinylbenzoate synthase, translated to MQANLDDVLATARVVSIPLRVRFRGIDTREAVLFRGPAGWTEFSPFVEYDDQESAAWLRAAIDFGWSDLPPLHRDRILVNATVPAVDAADVPSILSRFPGCRTAKVKVAERGQVLADDVARVAAVRRAIGPEGRLRVDANTNWNVDEAEHAIRALEPFDLEYVEQPCATVAELAEIRERVSSLDVAIAADESVRKAEDPLAVARAGAADLLVVKAQPLGGVHAALRIAGEAGLPIVVSSALDTSVGISMGAHLAAALPELDYDCGLATTALLGGDVTTAPLDPVDGGIAVRRVEVDVDLLEHFTASPERTAWWLDRLRRTHALLG
- the ccsB gene encoding c-type cytochrome biogenesis protein CcsB: MTLVEISNLCLWSAVAVYALAFIAFTFDLARRSAEVTAAIDAAERAELERSAAAEERVGALASAAARTAAPIVTSDGVPRKTRRPSDEPEQQASRKSPSLRVGVSLTVIAFLLHLVADVTRGIAAGRVPWANMYEFAMTGTLLIVAVFLVVIARVDLRFLGSFVIGLVTVLLGLATANFYVEVVPLPPALQSAWLVIHVFVASLGTAFFAIGFALSVVQLLQGRRERRLGLVQPTQSSGRLRFLLTLPNAERLENLAYRVNIIGFIFWTFTLMAGAIWAERAWGRYWGWDTKEVWTFIIWVIFAGYIHARATRGWRGSRAATLAIIGFSAVMFNFVVVNVFFKGLHAYSGL
- a CDS encoding cytochrome c biogenesis protein ResB translates to MSRPSDHIDSAAPAPADGINQPKLGFVGWLRFFWRQLTSMRTALFLLLLLAIAAVPGSLVPQRSSDPNGVTQYFTDNPDLAPILDKVQAFDVYSSAWFSAIYLLLFISLIGCVIPRTKHHWLALRSRPPRTPARLSRLSAFERRSDDSGATATELIDDATKQLKRQGYRVERYDAEGSASVSAERGFLRETGNLVFHSALVGILVTVGFGGGFGFSGQRVLVEGQTFVNTLLDYDSFNPGRFFNESELAPYKLTLDEFGVTYETENLDAYGQAIDYRAKVTTTSPGGKPQDATIKVNDPLRFEGTDVYLLGNGYAPTITVRDPEGKVVFSDSIPFLPQDAQLTSLGIVKVPDGLAEQLGMIGFFYPTQAASKPPFFSSYPDLAYPVLTLNVYSGDLGINAGAPKSVYALDVDDMKQLTGGDTGVESIELTPGQITDLPNGLGTVSFDNVAANPSTENYAGSVKRFASFDVHHDPTQLWVLAFAILALSGLITSLFVARRRVWVKAVTGSDGTVSLEYAGLARGEDPGLEAAVAAIAEAHSPTPVPSEPEGRITP
- a CDS encoding cytochrome c biogenesis CcdA family protein is translated as MSPGELVYGGQLLVAIPIAIAAGLLSFLSPCVLPLVPGYLGYVGGMTTVEEGRSGAGRRRVLLGVSLFILGFTVVFVAIAAFVGTIGAWFVEWEGVITRVLGAVVILMGLIFIGQFSRLQRTVRTNWAPATGLAGAPLLGFVFAIGWTPCLGPTLTAISALSLSGGSAWRGALLGLFYCLGLGIPFLLVALGLGWVTGSLAFLKRHIRTINIIGGVLLIVIGVLMVSGLWSAWMYSLQGVMSGLVTPL
- a CDS encoding TlpA disulfide reductase family protein, coding for MARRSRTFAVAAVLAVGALLLTACGSDPLAEQYREGSSKGYVAGDGSVTEVALDDRGESISFSGVGEDGEQISSADHAGQVLVVNFWYAACAPCRAEAKDLQALNEAYTDKGATFIGVNVRDTADTAKAFNGTFGITYPSILDVDSGEAKLAFTGSVPPNAVPTTIVLDAEGRVAARILGQLQDRTILDTLIRDTIAESAPE
- a CDS encoding histidine phosphatase family protein is translated as MVADQIHLVRHGEVHNPSRVLYGRLPAFRLSELGERMAQAAADDLVSRDRTVGALYASPLQRTQESAAPVAAAFGLAVVAEPRVIEPFNEFEGKRMSRALKNPLNWSKLRNPSRPSWGEPYASIVNRMTAAVEDAWRATPSGDVVIVSHQLPIWMLHSSVVGAPYRHDPRKRRCALSSITTFERTEQGFLEVGYVDPAARLASGATDVGAV
- the aspS gene encoding aspartate--tRNA(Asn) ligase; its protein translation is MSERVVVKNLAALSDGPVTVSGWVETVRDQKKVQFVVLRDESGAVQLVNPAVREVDPEVEGSAERLTTTEAISALAHGSFITVTGELKHDERVKLGGIEVKVATLEVVTAANPETPIAADSSLDKRLDWRFLDLRQPKQALIFRIQTTFEHALRQYWIDNDFIEIHTPKLMASASESRAELFEVDYFEGKAYLAQSPQFFKQMAQSAGFGKVFEVGPAFRADPSFTSRHATEFTSVDAEISWIESHEDVMQLHEELLVAGFTAVKEKHGEQISELFGIELEVPSRPFPRIPLAEAKRIVAERGYEIPRADDDMDPEGERQIAAYVKETFGHDFVFLTDYASSIRPFYHMRNAEDGSLTNSYDLIYNGVEISTGAQREHRVDVLVEQAKEKGLEPEELEFYLDFFRYGVPAHGGFGMGLARVLMLMLHETSIREVTYLFRGPTRLAP
- a CDS encoding flavodoxin domain-containing protein, whose amino-acid sequence is MQIVILYGTESGNAERLAGDIGKAIGSQHQWRVADLGDVDPAELSTDEIHIFITSTYGDGLLGETGQIFYEALEESDVELDGLRYAIFGLGDSSYEDTYNQGSSLLDAILTEHGATRFGEFGLHDDGGFERKKDVALAWLPGVLAAAEQL